GAAGTCGCCTATTTACAGCAACTGGGTCAGAATGCGGGTCAGCCACCAGAAGCATTCCCAAATAACACTCCAAGCGCTCCTCCTCCTTATTTCAGCTATGCAGAAAACTCTCCTCCGAGTTATGAAGAGTCTATGCGTTCAGCACAATAACTGCTGCCTGATTTAGACCCTATAGGATAGGTAAACTAGATAATGTCTAGTTTATGGAATGAAGAAATCGAGTCGAAATCCTTAGGGTCGTAAGTATCAGGGGCAAGGATCCAAAATAGGGGAGTTTTCTCTTGTCCAATGAGCTCTATGGGGTAGGCTTCGCGTCGGTTATCTGAAGGGAAAAAGATACTTCTTACAATATCTTTCTTATTTTCCCCCTGAACGTAGACAACGCTATGCTTTGCCTTATAGGTGAGGGGTAGCGTAAAGGTCATTCTTTCCGTATCCAATTGAGGAATCCTTTGAGAAACGACCAGGCGCTCCTTTTCTTTTAGAGCTTCTGTATTTGGGAATAACGATAAGGTATGTCCATCTTGACCAAGACCGAGCATGATCATATCAAAACTGATCTCAGGAACTGTACGTTCTATTATGTCTTGGTACTTCCTAGCTCCCTCAGCATTTTCAGTTTCCATACGGAAAACTTGTTCTTCAGGAATATGTAAATCCTGAAGGATACTCATGGCTTGGCCATAATTGCTTTCTGGAGACGTATAAGGAACATTTCTTTCGTCTCCCCAAAATAAAAAGATCTTTGAAGGATGAGAAATTTTCTCTTTATTTATCACGATGGACTTAAAGATTTCTAAAGGAGTTCTCCCACCAGAAAGAGCAACATAAAAAGCCCCTCTTTGTTTGATCGATTTATTTGCACTGGCTATCCAATCTTTACTAGCTAGATCGATAAATAGCTCAGTTTTTTTCGTAAGCAGGAGTTTATTTGTATCATTAAAGTTAACTAATGTTGCCATAATCATCTCAAAATAAAGTTATATTACAAAGGACGCCAACTTCTTCCATCGGCTTGTAGTAATTGATCTGCCTCTTTAGGTCCTACAGAGCCGGCAACATAATTAGGGAAGCACACATCTGAAGAATCTTGTTCCCACTGCTGTAGAATGGGTGTGAACAGCTCCCAAGAAGCCATGACTTCATCACTAGATGTAAACAGGATCCTATCACCTAAAATGCAGTCACAAAGCAATCTTTCGTAGGCTTCAGGGGCTGTTGTTTTAAAATAAGTATCGTAGCGAAAATCCATTTTCACAGGACGCACGACATTATTCATCCCAGGAACTTTACAGTTAAATTGCAAAGCTACGCCTTCATCCGGTTGTATACGAATAATGAGGAGATCATTTTCTATAGGACAAATACGACAAGATTCGGGTTCAAATAAAGTCGCATAGGACTTTTTAAAAATAATAGAAATATCTGTAGAGCGTTTAGCTAGGCGTTTTCCTGCGCGTAGATAGAAAGGCACTCCTAACCAACGAGGGTTATCTATGAACATCTTCAAAGCTACGTAAGTCTCTACCATAGAATGAGGATTGACATTTTCCTCTTCGCGATAGCCAAGAACAGAAACTCCTTGGACTTCTCCAGTGCCATACTGACCACGGACTACATCGTCTTGAGAAAATGGACGTATTTTCTTGAGGACATGGATTTTTTCTTTTTTTATCTCTTCAGAATTGAAGACGGAAGGGGGTTCCATAGTAAGTAAACACAAAAGCTGCATCATATGGTTTTGCACCATATCGCGAAGCATCCCTGATTTCTCAAAGAAATTTCCTCGAGTGCCTATGCCTATGGATTCGCTAACGCTAATTTGTACGTGATCAATATATTGAGAATTCCAACAAGACTCAAATAGGGTATTGGCAAAACGTATCGTGAGGATGTTTTGTACAGTTTCTTTTCCTAAATAATGGTCAATACGATAGACAGAGCCTTCATCTAAATTGTCATCTATGTATTTTTGCAACTCCTTGGCGCTTTGCAAATCTACACCAAAAGGTTTTTCTATAATCACGCGTGACCAAGGTTTGCCTTCTCCTTGATCATGATAGAACAGTTTGTGCTTATTGATATTTTCAATAATTTCGGGGAAATAATCTGGGGGTGTAGATAAATAAAATAGCCGGTTCCCTTGAGTGCCGTCTTGCTTATCAATTTCCTCAAGTCTTTCCTTCAATGAAGCGTAGCCTTCCGAAGAAGAAAAGTTCGATTCGTGATAAAATATACGTGATTCAAATTCCTCCCAGATACGGATATCGAGTTCTTGAGCACGTGAAAAATTCTGTATAGCCTGTTTCATTTCTTCACGAAATTCTTCGTGACTCTTTTTTCTTCTTGCAAAGCCTACACAAACAAAGTTGTTAGATAGCCTGCCTTCTTTGATCAGATGGTATAATGCTGGAAATAACTTGCGCGCTGTGAGATCACCGGTGGCACCGAAAATTACCATCACACAGGGGGGGCATGGGGGTAAAGTTCTCCCACTGTCTTGATTTTCATTACTTGTCATTTCCATCGTACTTTTGAGACCTCGTGACATAAATAAAAATGTTTAGGATAACAAAAAAGAATAAAAGTAACTACGGAGAAAAGTACTTATTTTCGCACAAATAGTTTAGAGAGACATAACTCAAAAGACATGTATACAGGAAAGAATCATAGAGTAACGTGACAACCTTGTCATCCGTGTCCTCTAAGTTTTCATCGTTTCTTTGAAAGATTAAGGGGCTTTAACGTAGCGAAAATCTACGATTCCGGTAGGGGAAAAGTGGAAATTGGATAACTTTTTGTTTGATGCAAAATGAAACGCATCATGGTAGATGGGTTCAATGATATGAAAAGTTTCTAGATATAGCGATGCTTGTGAAATCAACTCACGACGCTTATTAAGATCTCTTTCTTCTTGAATCGTAGCAAGAAGAGTTATGTAATCCTTATGGTCCACTACATAAGGAGGCACTCCTGAAGGGTGAGCAAAAATGGTGAGAAATGCCATAGGATCAGAAAAATCGGCAAACCAGCCTCCAGTTGCCAAAGAGAAATGCCCCGATGCTAGTTCTGTTTGTAAAAGTGCAAATTCTTTTCCTGCTATGGGGATAGAAAACCCTAGGGTATCTTTCCATTGTTCTCGAATTAATTGTACCATTAACGCGCTGGCCGAAGATCCGGCAGGAAAGACCAGGGAATGACTTTCTAAATCTTTTGCTGAGATATTGAGCTCTTCTAAGGCCTCTTTAAAAAGTTTCTTAGCAAGCTGCTTACGTTGTTCTCTCGTAGGAAGATTTAAATTTGGGTAGGTGTGTAAGTTATTTGGGAGCAAATGTTGTGCAGGCTTTGCTCTATCTAAAAAGATTGTGGAGACTAAGGATTCCTTATCTAACGCTAAAGACAGGGCTTTCCTTAGCTTTGTGTGATTCAGGGGGAATTTATTGATATTAAAGGTTAGCCAGGACGTCCCTGCAACATCGAAGGAATGTAGGTTCCCTGTAGACTGTAGGCGAGAAAGAGTTTCTGTAGGGATACGTTCTCCCCAAGGAGGACCTTGCCAATCTAACTTTCCTTGATTAAACAATAAGGCCGCGGTATTTGGATCAGGAACAAAATGTATGGTAATCGCTTGAGTTTTTACTTGTTCCTGATTGTAGTAGTAAGGATTTTTTTCAAGACGTAACCATTGTTTTTGTTTAATCTTTTTAGGGTAAAAAGCACTACTCGCAATCGGCAAAGTTTGGTGTAACTCGCGTTGCTCCTTATGCACCGGAAAGAAAATAGGTAAGGCTAGCAGCTTAAGAAAATGTGAGGTTGGAGATTCTAACTCGATGACTAAAGTTTGCTCATCCTTGGCATGAAACCCTATATGCTCTTCGGAGAGGACGCCTTGCTGTATTTGCTTAATATTCTTAATAGGATCAAAAGCAAAATTATAAACACTGGAAACTTCTTGTCTGACTACTTGTTTCCAAGACGCAATAAAATCTTCTGATGTTAAAGGATCTCCATTACTCCAATATGCCTTCTTTAAATAAAAAGTATAGGTCTTGCCATCATCAGAAAGGGAGTAGCTCTCAGCAAGTGCGGGTTCTAGATTGCCTGTGTGCGTATTTTCCTGAACCAACCCCTCATAAATATGCTTAATTAAATTAATATCAGATAGTAAACGAACTTCGCGAGGATCTAAAGAGCGCGGGTCGTCTTTCATGTTGATAGACAGGTGGTCTTGAGATTTCCGAAAATGTTGACATCCATGCAGCATTAAGGAAGAGGAGATAAGGAAACCGAAGCAGATTCCCATTGATATCTTGCGCATGGAGTAATTCCTGAAGTGATTTTTTCTGAGAGAAATAGCTCTCTTCCTAATCCTGCTATCATCGCAGCATTATCTGTACATAACTTAGAAGAAGGAAAGTATAAAGGCAAATCTAGAGTATTTTTTAATAAGCTTTGGAAATACTTATTGTTTGCTACTCCCCCTCCAACAAGGAGAGACCTGCACGAAAATTTTTTTACAATATTAGGAAGTTTTTGCGCAACACTAGTGAATGCGGCTTTTTGAAAAGACGCTGAAATATTGTTCTTTTGACTTTCAGAAAGCTCTGGCAGTGGGGTACGATGATTACTGTTATTTCCCTTAATTGCATAAAGAACAGCTGTCTTTAATCCACTAAAAGACAAATCATAACCGGGAACTTTGGAAGGAGAAAAAGGGTAGGAGGATTCACAGCCGTGAACTGCGAGTTTTTCTATTAAAGCTCCTCCGGGATAGGGCAAACCCAAAAATCGCGCCACTTTATCGAAAGTTTCTCCTATAGCATCATCTCGGCTTTTTCCGATTAACTTATAAGTTAAAGGGTCTTCCATCAAAAATATGGCGGTATGAGCTCCAGAAACGACTAGACCTAAGGCAGGGAATTCCACAGAGCTTGCTTCCATGTAGGCGGCGTAAAGATGCGCCTCAACATGATTTACTCCAATGATAGGTTTTTGACATCCCACAGCCAGACCTTTAGCAAAATTCACGCCTATAGCTAGAGCACCTATAAGTCCTGGTGTATGTGTGACTGCAAACAAATCAATATCTTCTAAAGAAACGCCCGACTCCTTTAAAGCAGATTGCACCACAGAGGGGAAAACTTGAAGATGGGCTCGAGAAGCTAGTTCAGGAACTATGCCACCATAAGAAACGTGATCCTGTTGGGAAAAGACGACATTGGCTACAATTTTCGCATTAGCATCTACTAAAGCACACGCAGTCTCATCACAAGAGCTTTCCAACCCTAGAGTAAGCATAAAAACCAAAGAAAAATATCAGTTAGTATTCTATAGTAAAGAGGTCTTCTGAATATCAGCAAGGAAAACTTCAAAAGGCAAAATGAAAAAAACTATGGCAGTTGACGAAGCTTTAAAAGAAATTTTAAACAGAGAAGGGGCTTCTACTCAGGAAGAAATTTGTCAAAAACTCTCTTCATTAGGGATTGCCATGACACAATCCTCCGTTTCCCGTTGGCTAAGAAAAGTTCATGCCATAAAAATCCCTGGGAGAAAGGTGCACGTTACTCTCTTCCACCGTCTATAGGGGAGTCAAATATTAAACACCTGGTCCTTTCTGTTCGTCATAATTCCTCTTTGATTGTTATCCGCACAGTGCCCGGTTCTGCTTCGTGGATAGCCAGCTTAATTGACAATAGATTTACAGAAAGTATTTTAGGCACCTTAGCTGGAGATGACACAATTTTTATCACCCCGACTTCAGAGTCAACAATTTCCTTAATAGCCAAAGATATGGAAAACTTCTTGCTAGTTTTTTCTGATTAATTGCATGATTATGCTTTAATTGTAAATAAATATGCGTTGCTAATTTATGGAACATTGGGTGGCTACAGCAAGAGTACTGCTACGTGGTTGTGGTTATACGTTATTTGTTAGCGGAATTTCCATACTCTGTGGCTCCTTTTTGGGTGTAATTATCGGAACAATGACATCGCGTTATTTTCCTTGCCGCATTACGCGATGTCTAGGAAATCTCTACGTCACCGTGATCCGTGGTACACCTCTGTTTATTCAAATTCTCATATTTTACTTTGGTTTACCCTCGATAATTAGGTTGGACCCTACGCCCTTAATGGCGGGATTGATTGCCTTAAGCATCAATTCTTCTGCCTATCTTGCTGAAAACATCCGTGGGGGGATTAATGCCTTGTCAGTAGGCCAATGGGAATCCGCAAAAGTTTTGGGCTACAAAAAGTCGCAGATTTTTTTTTATATCATCTATCCACAGGTTTTTAAAAATATCTTACCTTCTTTAACCAACGAATTTGTTGCATTGATTAAAGAAAGTAGCATTTTGATGGTTGTCGGCGTCCCTGAACTTACTAAGGTAAGTAAGGACATTGTTTCTCGCGAACTCAATCCCATGGAAATGTATAGTATTTGCGCAGCCCTATATTTGCTGATGACATCATTGTTTTCTTATGTAGCCACGTTGCTTGAGAAGAGGGGGGGAGTATGACTGTTAAGGTTAGAAATCTTACGTATTCCATAAATGACAAACATATTTTATCTAAAGTTTCATTCTCTTTAGAAGAGGGCCATATTACTCTTTTTGTTGGTAAGAGTGGTTCTGGGAAAACAACCATATTACGAGCCCTGGTCGGGTTAGTAGAACCTACAAGTGGTGACATTTCAATTGAGGGGGAATCGCCAGCATTGGTTTTTCAACAACCCGAGCTTTTTCCTCATATGACAGTTTTGAATAACTGCATGCACCCACAAATCATCGTTAAGCATAGAAGTAAAGAAGAGGCTAAAGATAAAACCTTTAATCTTTTAAAATTCTTGGATATCGAAGATATTGCTCATAGTTATCCTCATCACCTTTCGGGAGGGCAAAAGCAACGTGTCGCCATCGTTCGCTCCCTATGCATGGATAAGCGTACCCTCCTTTTTGATGAGCCTACATCTGCATTAGATCCTTTTTCTACCTCTGCGTTTAAACGCCTTTTGGAATCCTTGAGAGATCAAAATCTGACCTTATGTGTCTCCACCCATGATATGCATTTTGTCCAAGGATGTTTAGATCGGGTATACCTTGTGGATCAGGGAGAGATTGTAAGCACCTATGACAAGCGTTATGGTGATTTAGATGATGAACATCCTTTAAATCTCTACTTGAATTCTGGAAAATAGTCGCGGGATATACAGCTGCTCATAGCAGCTGTTGCATGATTTAATAACGTCGCCAGCTACAGCTGTATGCTGCTTGTTATAATATACAGATCTTCGGCAAAGGCGCCTTCTTTAGTATTCTCTAAATGTATGGATACTCCACCACAGTGTTTAGGAACAGTAAATACGCGAGCATTTCCCGCAGGAAGTTCGACAATATCATAGTTACAACCTCCTATCGTCGTGGTTCCCACACAATGTAAAGGCACTTCTATAGAACTCATATTTCCTTGCAGTTCTTCCTTTGAGTTCCAAGCAAGATAATTATAGTAAATCTTCAGTTGTATACAGGGGTGGCTATAATCTAAAATCGAGGGGATGAGAGCTTTCAGAGTAAGCTCCCAGGTATAAATTCCTGGATACTTACCATAGAGCACATCGTCATCAAGTACAAAACAGCTGCGCTCTTCATCAGATGAAGAATATTGAAGAGAATTCATAGGGAATTTCCCCAAATATCTTGGGCTTTTTGCTCCCCAAGTAAATCCTAAAATACCTTGAGAAAGAAGCTCTAGAGGCAAGGGACAGTCGACTTCGTGGCTCAGACCTGTAGAACACAAAAGATAGGCTTCCGTATGCGTAGTTTGAGGTTGTACTGGAGCTTCTTCGATGGCTTTAGAAAGATGTTGCGATTCCAAATATCTCTCAAGATATTCTAAAGATATAGCATCCGAGCGTTCTTTAGGGTTGGCTAATCCTGTAATTCTATAACCATCCATATCTACAAGACCACGAAATTTCCCACCAGACACCGGCATCATTTGAAAAGTCAATGTCGTTATAGAGTTGTCATGATTTTTGACCTTTTCATGAGTTTCATGAAGTTTATCTTCTATAGGGCGCAATTTTGAATTTAAGTAACCGACAGAAGCCGCGTAAGAATCTTTAGGGTTTTTAGGCGTTTCCAGACCGGAAATCGTATGACGATTCATATCTATATTTCCTGTGAGCATCCCACCGGATATAGGCAAGAATTTCTGGTAGATCTCTATTAACACCTTCTGAACAAGGTAGTTATTATCACTTAGAGAATCATCAATACCTTCTTCTATAAGGATCTTTAAGTCTTTCAATTCTTCTAAAAGACTATGAAGAGATATCTTCATGAGACTCATATCTGTCTCTAAATCTTGAACTTTTTCATCTGTTTTCTTTGTATATAAATAATCTATATCTTGGGTTTGCTTTTTTAAAATCGTCTTAATGTCTTGGATATCCGTATACATCTTATTGAGATCGACGTTCACAGCATCCTGAGTATCGCCCTTGATCTTTTCTACCATCGTTATCGTTTTTTGAATCATAGAAGCTAGAGGTTCGGTGTTCTTGGAGACCGGGTTAAAGAAAGAATTTCGTTTTCTCATAGTTTTATCTCGTGCGAATAATTAATTATAATTCGCATATTAATAAAACAATTTAATTAATAAAGATTTAATTTTTTTATAAAAGAAAAACAAAAAGATTAATTTTATTAGAAATAGTCTATTCTGCAGGCTCTTGTTTTTTCTCCCAAGGTAAAGGGGATACCGTTTGTGGAGGCGTGGGATCCCCCAAAGAAGAGAAAAGTTTATCAGCTAACGTGCTAAATGGACTAGCAATCGTATAACTCTTTAATAGAGCAATACGCGCATATGCAGAAGACCAGTCGACCTCTGGAGATGATATCGACCCACGAATTTTGATCAGGAAGAAGTTTTTAGTTTTTAATGAAGTATTATGAAAATATTTCTTAATAATTTCTGGGTCGATCCCCAGCGTCATGAA
Above is a genomic segment from Chlamydia abortus containing:
- the pgl gene encoding 6-phosphogluconolactonase, with the translated sequence MATLVNFNDTNKLLLTKKTELFIDLASKDWIASANKSIKQRGAFYVALSGGRTPLEIFKSIVINKEKISHPSKIFLFWGDERNVPYTSPESNYGQAMSILQDLHIPEEQVFRMETENAEGARKYQDIIERTVPEISFDMIMLGLGQDGHTLSLFPNTEALKEKERLVVSQRIPQLDTERMTFTLPLTYKAKHSVVYVQGENKKDIVRSIFFPSDNRREAYPIELIGQEKTPLFWILAPDTYDPKDFDSISSFHKLDII
- the zwf gene encoding glucose-6-phosphate dehydrogenase codes for the protein MEMTSNENQDSGRTLPPCPPCVMVIFGATGDLTARKLFPALYHLIKEGRLSNNFVCVGFARRKKSHEEFREEMKQAIQNFSRAQELDIRIWEEFESRIFYHESNFSSSEGYASLKERLEEIDKQDGTQGNRLFYLSTPPDYFPEIIENINKHKLFYHDQGEGKPWSRVIIEKPFGVDLQSAKELQKYIDDNLDEGSVYRIDHYLGKETVQNILTIRFANTLFESCWNSQYIDHVQISVSESIGIGTRGNFFEKSGMLRDMVQNHMMQLLCLLTMEPPSVFNSEEIKKEKIHVLKKIRPFSQDDVVRGQYGTGEVQGVSVLGYREEENVNPHSMVETYVALKMFIDNPRWLGVPFYLRAGKRLAKRSTDISIIFKKSYATLFEPESCRICPIENDLLIIRIQPDEGVALQFNCKVPGMNNVVRPVKMDFRYDTYFKTTAPEAYERLLCDCILGDRILFTSSDEVMASWELFTPILQQWEQDSSDVCFPNYVAGSVGPKEADQLLQADGRSWRPL
- a CDS encoding peptide ABC transporter substrate-binding protein — its product is MRKISMGICFGFLISSSLMLHGCQHFRKSQDHLSINMKDDPRSLDPREVRLLSDINLIKHIYEGLVQENTHTGNLEPALAESYSLSDDGKTYTFYLKKAYWSNGDPLTSEDFIASWKQVVRQEVSSVYNFAFDPIKNIKQIQQGVLSEEHIGFHAKDEQTLVIELESPTSHFLKLLALPIFFPVHKEQRELHQTLPIASSAFYPKKIKQKQWLRLEKNPYYYNQEQVKTQAITIHFVPDPNTAALLFNQGKLDWQGPPWGERIPTETLSRLQSTGNLHSFDVAGTSWLTFNINKFPLNHTKLRKALSLALDKESLVSTIFLDRAKPAQHLLPNNLHTYPNLNLPTREQRKQLAKKLFKEALEELNISAKDLESHSLVFPAGSSASALMVQLIREQWKDTLGFSIPIAGKEFALLQTELASGHFSLATGGWFADFSDPMAFLTIFAHPSGVPPYVVDHKDYITLLATIQEERDLNKRRELISQASLYLETFHIIEPIYHDAFHFASNKKLSNFHFSPTGIVDFRYVKAP
- the tsaD gene encoding tRNA (adenosine(37)-N6)-threonylcarbamoyltransferase complex transferase subunit TsaD, which translates into the protein MLTLGLESSCDETACALVDANAKIVANVVFSQQDHVSYGGIVPELASRAHLQVFPSVVQSALKESGVSLEDIDLFAVTHTPGLIGALAIGVNFAKGLAVGCQKPIIGVNHVEAHLYAAYMEASSVEFPALGLVVSGAHTAIFLMEDPLTYKLIGKSRDDAIGETFDKVARFLGLPYPGGALIEKLAVHGCESSYPFSPSKVPGYDLSFSGLKTAVLYAIKGNNSNHRTPLPELSESQKNNISASFQKAAFTSVAQKLPNIVKKFSCRSLLVGGGVANNKYFQSLLKNTLDLPLYFPSSKLCTDNAAMIAGLGRELFLSEKITSGITPCARYQWESASVSLSPLP
- a CDS encoding amino acid ABC transporter permease, translated to MEHWVATARVLLRGCGYTLFVSGISILCGSFLGVIIGTMTSRYFPCRITRCLGNLYVTVIRGTPLFIQILIFYFGLPSIIRLDPTPLMAGLIALSINSSAYLAENIRGGINALSVGQWESAKVLGYKKSQIFFYIIYPQVFKNILPSLTNEFVALIKESSILMVVGVPELTKVSKDIVSRELNPMEMYSICAALYLLMTSLFSYVATLLEKRGGV
- a CDS encoding ATP-binding cassette domain-containing protein, with translation MTVKVRNLTYSINDKHILSKVSFSLEEGHITLFVGKSGSGKTTILRALVGLVEPTSGDISIEGESPALVFQQPELFPHMTVLNNCMHPQIIVKHRSKEEAKDKTFNLLKFLDIEDIAHSYPHHLSGGQKQRVAIVRSLCMDKRTLLFDEPTSALDPFSTSAFKRLLESLRDQNLTLCVSTHDMHFVQGCLDRVYLVDQGEIVSTYDKRYGDLDDEHPLNLYLNSGK